The following is a genomic window from Aythya fuligula isolate bAytFul2 chromosome 7, bAytFul2.pri, whole genome shotgun sequence.
TTAGGTACTGGTGTTTTTCCACTACATATGTTCTCCtagaaaagaacagaggaataatataattaaacttaaaaaacagaaagtgtAAGGGAGGTACTGGtctcagtttttaaaagataagGTAGCCCTACCTCCCTATGTTGTGTCCTGGCATTTACCACACTTGTAAAGTCTCATTTGAGCTCAATTTTCTGATGCTCAACAGGACTTGTTTTCATCACCTTTTCCAGAGAAATCAGGAATCCTTTAAAACAAGCTTATTTGCTGTAATCTAGGGTCAATTTCTTTACACACAGTAGAGATTTCTGGGGGAGTAGGGAGGTAACAATATTTCTAAGATAAAGCATCTATTGCATTCCACAGTTATAAGAGGATATCGCTCTAGACCCGAGATCCCCTCTGAAACCAATACCAATCATTTTTATGGCCAGACAACCCCCCCAAATGTTACTTACTTACATACTGTAATTAATAACAACTGCAGGAAACCTATTATCATCTGATACACAACCATCTTGTTTCAGAAGACTGAATTTTTGTGACCTTTCACAGAGATCTCAATTTTCACAATCTGATTTTATAACATTTGAAAAGTTTCTGAAACAATTCTGATTTGTGAGATCCTACTTTTCAATTGCTTATCTgttattacaaataataaagGCTCAAActaatacaggaaaaaaaaaaaaaacaaaaacaaaacaaacaaacaaacaaaaaaaaaacaccaccacaccactaaaagacttaaaaaatacCAAGGACTAACTTGGAATTTCTGTGTCTCCTCACTATGTACCACTGAGACAGTAATGAACAGGGACAATTTGTTGCATTCATCCTTTTGCCCAGCCTCCTCTCTCTTCATTAAACACCAACAACTTTTTCTATTACTACATGTTAATGAGACAGTTGGATCTCTCACAAAAAAAGGccactttcaaaaacaaaacaaacaaaaaaaaaccacaaagagGTTGactgataacattttaaatgttattggAGAGTTTAAATTGATATGGTTACACACTCATGCACAAAATGCTAGCTATAGGAACAAAACAGTTTGGGGATGCTTTTCTGCAGATTAGAACACACCACTCATTTAACCTCCTGACTATGTACGCTGGTAGTTAGTTAAAAATTGCTATAGCTTCACCAGGCTTTTAATTACTACACATGAATCCTGTGAGATAATAATGATTTATGACTATATCTGTAGAATATGGCTTTTATCGGGGAATTATTTCTTCTGGGCAAGGTGGACAACACTGGATTATGTATTTTCGGAGGTTGCTAGGAGATAGCTGTCCATGCCAAAGAACATGGACTCCATTGTTTAACAAGAAGACAGGAAACTAGCAGGTGTTTCCTTGATATCTTCAGATTTACACATGAGCAATAAATAAGTTGAGACTTTGGGTGCAGAAAAAGGAGGGCTGCCTCAGAATGGCATAGGAGGAAGGGTGGAGTATTCAATGAGAAGAGCTGAGTATGACATTATAGGGAGAGATATTTTCATGACAGTAACTGAAACTTGTAGTTTGCTTACCTCAATTGTTTCTGTTCTTGGAGTGAGCCATCTACATGCAAGTGCTGCCTAGCAGTTCTTTGACTTGATGACGAGTTTTCATTTTTGCACACCATACCTgtgtttggttgggtttttcTAATACTAACAGTTTAGGCAGAAATAAATTGTACTTGGTGACCTAGCTTggatgctttgctttttgatgTAGTAAAACTTAGCTCTTGACACAACaaaaaagtgttgtgttttttgacTGCATACCAAGCATTTAAGTGTCTTGAGGTATAAATCCATTTACCGAGAGATGATATACTATGATAGGTAAGtcatttgtaatattttacatattaatGCTTTCAGTAAGAACCTTTTATGGTCATACTGTAATCATAAATGTGATGTGAATAATTCACTGATTAACCAAAGGAATAGGATGCTCTGTAGATAGTTGGGGATTTACGTGTATtaatttgtgcatttgtttcagattttaatttagctttttagcagagtgatttttatttttgtgtttctgcaacATGATGCTGCTTTATGCCATTTATTCCTCTCGCTTTCACAAAAAACCTTTATGTTTGAAATACACAACTTATCAACAAGGTTTACTTGTTACAATATTAATTATTACCATTCCAGAGGTAGAGGTAGCTTTAGGTTAACCTTAAAAATTTCTCTGGCAGATGCAGTGCAACTTGTCAGAGTCAAACCTAGGAATATTAAATGGTATTACTTTAGTCTTACCTTTTCTCAAGGTAACCTGAGAGTCAGAATTTTTGTTGTGgcatgaaaatgtttgaaaattttGGTGGAAATGGTATTACGGTCATAGGTTTCCAATGAGGCTATTGTGTAAAGTATTTTCAGACTTTGAAATCTATCCAGCTTGCTACTGGGcatgcttttcccttttccacaaCCCTGTCCATTCTCAGATTGGCTGAGGTCTTGCATGTGATGCTGACTGTGAACCATCTGCTGCCAAAAGTATCCCCTCATCTTCTGTGTCTGAACATCTTAAAGCTTTTCTACTCCACAGGGCTTGAAATGACCGCATGGACAGATCCCATTTCTTCCCCTGGTCAGGCTAGGGACAAGAGATGACAATGCCCACAGTCAAGTCTGGGTTCAGACTGTCTCCCTGCACAGAGCAAGttgtgggggaggaggagaaggaaaagaggagtaTAAACTATACGTGTTTAtgcatgcattttaatttcagtactTTCTTTCCTCACTCAGGTTGAGATAAAACGACCCCACAATGAGAATGAGCCCAGGACTTCCCCACTGCGAGGTAAGCGAGTGACACTTTGCTACTCTTGGTCTTTTGCTGGGTTTTTACTGCCCAAACCTACTACTCAAACTGAGTGGCAGTGGaaacactttctgaaaaggCTGTTCTGGATGTTAGGGGTTTTGGGTCTTAGTCTGACTTTGTGCTTTCAGCAGAGAActagtttttcttttgccttgaTTGAACTTCCACTCTTACCTCCACCCCTGATATACATGCAGTGTGTGCTTTGTCAGTGGTTTTGGAGATGGACAGGCAGCCTTCTGCAGTGGTTATTGTTTCATAAGAGAATGTGATATTTTAGCACTAAATAAACTCTTtagtattttataaacattttatatgttTACGTAGAACAAAGGCAATGCTTATCAGTGTTTTGTAGGTTCTCATTTAACTAGGAAAATTACTTGCAACTGCcactgttactgttttttttttttttgtttttgttttttttaaaacgaCAGTTGAATGCGGTTGCTAAACCTGTCACTGCAAGCCCCATAATTCTAACAGACATTCAAATCCCAACACCTTAATTACTCCAGTAACACCAGACTCTGTCCATCTCCTTTCGGACAGAAACTCATAAATACTTAGAAATGCTTCCACTGTGAATCCCAGGATAATTTTTAACCAGTATCCGAGGCCAAACCTTGGATTTTTCTTCTAGTCTTCACAGAGACCCAGTGCACAGAGTCTGTTGTGACCAAGGACTTTTGAGCTACTCCCAACCCTCCCAAACAGAGAGAAACATATACCATTAAGcacattttaattatgttaatcACCTTCTACATTTGGGATTTTCTCAGGGATAAAAATACACCATAATATGATTCGTTTCCGATTTTCTGACATGCAACAACTACAGAAATTGCATAAACCTGAGGCCTAGGTCGTTTTATTGTCTCCATACTCTCAGGTGCCTGAAACATCATTCCTTAAAATTCACAGATTGTGAGGCGATAGAGGTTGCATTTCCGGTCGTTCCAGTTCCCATTGGTATACATCTctacacatttttctgtgcctttgcCATTAGGCTCATATTGGTGCCAATTGGTGTAATTCAGAGGCATGCCATTCATATACTCAAATTGTCCGGAGGTCTCACTCTCTTTAATGCCCAAATAGGCATAACTGTTATACTGCTCCACAATCCCCAAAATAGCTCTGTTCTCCTCCTTATTCATGGGAGTTGCAAGAGTTCCTCCAGTCTTCTCACAGGACTCTAGGGCAGATGAAAAGTCCGCTTTCTTCCCGTTGCTggcaattattttctctccGGCTTTTGCTATTTTCCCTTTCAAGGTAAGCActaacccccccaaaaaaaaagagctagtTAGCTTTCTGGGTTCCTCTGGCATCTTACTGAGAAAGCGCAGACAGAGAAATCAGGATGACgaagaggaaattaaaagttGTAAGAGGAGCGCAGGAGGGAATGGATGAGGGCAAGACTGAGAGTGAGGGGAAGATTACAGATCTACAGAGTTTACCCAGTTCAATAGGTGTCCAATAAGTTTATTGCTATGCTGCTTTTGTCCACAGATAGTCTCCTCTGAGACAAAGATATCCTACTCATAGTTGCTATGTACAGTATCATCTCTACTAGCTGTGCGTACTCCCCAAAGAGGAtcaattttgtttcaaatttgaGCAAGGGAAACAGAGAAACTATCATTACTTTTGTAAACTCAGTACTCAAAACTTTTTCTAACATCTCTGGAAACTTCATTGCTCGAAGATATAAATGCTAGCAATAGGGTACAAGGCTGACAAGTTCTGATGAATTCATGCAGAAAGTGCAACATCATTTGcaatatatgtatgtgtgtatgtacattatgtgtatatatatatatgtatttatatatatatacacaccaaATCCAAACAAATAACCATTAGGTGTTCCTGAGAAATCCGTGTTTTATTCTCCTACTAAGAAAGTACTTTACTTTGGTTCTTATCTCATGTTCGGTACTGGAGTATACGTGGGTATATCTTGCCTTACCATTGAAACATGCTTGACTTTGTAAAATCCAAAGTATTATTCCAGGTTGTCTCACAAGCAACCATTATGTTACTTACTGGACATCTATTTCTATTGAGCATTGTAATAGCATCTAGGTATATTCAACTAATTCTGGACAATCTTAATAGATGACTATCTGCACAAGTATTGTTTTAAAGATTACATTGACAAAGTAGATCTTATTCTATGCTGTCAATAGTGGGAGTAAGGCTTTTCAGGTTTAGGTCTAGTCACCCTCTCTGAAGCCAAAAATTAGTTTGTGGCACTACAAAAAACGAATACAGGCCCTGCAATAGGCCTAGAACAGCTCTATGGTGTCTCACAGCGAGTTCTAGTTTTGTAATACAGGAccatttttcaaatgtgatttCTGGTCTACAGGTCTCGATTCTATAATTACTTTTGCCCACTATGTTTGGAAATGGCTGAGAGCTGAAAAGGTAAGCATGGAAAAATTACCTCCTTCAAGTCTGGACAGTCGTTGTCTGAAATTCTCTAAAACATCACTGAATTCAGTGTCAGGCGAGATAGGTAGACCTACACACATAAACATAGAAGTTATACAAGCAAGAACTAGGTTCTGCTGATAGGAACTAATAATTGGCTTAAATTTAGCTATTTTCCAAAACTAGCTGGCGCTTGATGTCTTTTAACATTGCCTGGGGTCTAATAGATATTTTCCCataattttttcactttttggcTATTCTgcattaaacaaagaaaagaaacccttTGAAATGCACATAAATTCACTTCTGCGTAGAGAAGGCCTAATAAAGCCACAcatgaaatacatttctaaatCCAGTTTGAGGTCTTATGTGTGTCATGCCTATGAAAGTGTACACATCATAAGTATTTGCCAATGGTTTTGTCAGGGATAATTTTTCATTCTCATAATTGATACTGGACAGGCACCAGGGATATTTCTGAGAGGGAACAGTTCTTGTGGCATTACACAAAATTCAGTCtatataatttcctttttattctgctgAATGGATGTTTTGTGTATTTACAGCGGGATCTTATTTTAATTGGAACTATAAATGCAGATATAGGTGGGTTTCCACATAGGTGGAGTGAAACACAGAGTCCATCCAGCACTGGTTGTTTAGGATGGGCACTGACAGTACAGGCAGATACTTATTTCATACAAATTTCCACTGGTAACAAAGGTCCTACGTGTAGTACAAAATTACTGACATGCTTCTGTGATGGTGTTCCCATTATTCACAACTAAAACTAGTGGGAATGTAGAGGCATAACATATGTTACATCTGAGTTGTACTGTTCCAACTCTTACATACTCTTCACAGCCAGACAGCCAGTAAAATATAACGTTTCACCCAACAGAGAGAGTTATTTGTCTGACAAAACACTATATAGAgatcttttccccttttcctcctctttttttttttttttttttttttttttttttttttttaccttgcaGCCCTGTGGTCAGTGGAGGTTCAGGAAGCCTTTCTCTTCCAAAAGGCCACTTTGGGCTAAGAATAGGTTCTGGAAAAGAGAGGCATACTTATATACACATAATTTATATAATGGGTGCATATTTGGGGAATTTCAGTATACGATAGATCTTAAATGTAACACATCGCAGTTTGAGAGTATGAACAATTTTGTTAGCACTTTAGCCCTGGTAATGCACctggagaaaatatttccatatagACATAAAGTTACCCAGTGCAATTTATATGCCTCTCCAGACTCCTTTTGCACATACCGTCTTTGAATACTATAGAAACAGACTAGGCACCTTTGATTTACACTTTAAATTACATATTGGAATAACATTTTAGTTATACAAAAAAAGGCTTCTATACTTCTCTTATGTAACATGTAACACTGGAAAGGCTATATGAACTAGAAAGGTTTAAATGTTTGCTTATATGTATTTCTATGTTTAGGTATTGATAAACTGCatttcccctcttctcccagATGAGACAGGAGCTCTGTCttttagaaaaaacatttaactgACTATTTTCTCtatctgttttttccccttttctgccTACCGCCACCACTTACTTGAGGCCACATGTCCTTCTGTGTTAcctgcttttattcatttagCCTTTGTGACAAggatttttcccccaaacttGTGTTTGTTGCCGGCTGAAAGTATGGGCCATGAGGTCTGGTAGCAAGTTGCTCTCTGATTTCATTGGACCTGGAAACACCTAACCATTTATATAACCCTAATATTGCCTTATTTCGTCTGAATGAAAAGACAAcataaaggtttgttttttccttaccGGGGACTTATAGTTAGTACATGTGTATTATAATGAAGACAGTCACTATTCTTACTTAATAGTCTAAGTAGTCCACCAAGTCCTGGGATATCGGATAGCTCAGGAAGTCCTGGACAGCTGAGTGCATGGCAAGGCACTagcaaggcagctgctgctgtgagcatgCAGAAAGAGTAAGACATCATGGTTACTCAGGGCACCTGTCAGAAAATGCACATATTTGTCAGGCAGTGATTCTGCAAGAAATACAGGCATTGGCTTttgtaattgattttttttttttttttcctcttctttaaaTATGCCTCTTTGCCTTGTTCCAATAGGGTGCAGTTTGAAGTTTACGGCTTGTTTTGCTACTATTGCATAGCTTATGCACAAAATTGTTTCTAGACTGATACAGATTGGAATAGTTACTTATTACAGAATGACAGTTACACCTTTGGGAATAGTGGAGACATATCTTCTTTTTTGTTATGTCTGACTATTTGTAGGATTAATCCTTGAGAAATGAGCTCAGATATAAAACTGATAAGGCTTAGGACATTACTTCTCTGTTAGGCCTATAATCTGTCAATGAAACATAGATGTATATGCCCCCAACCTTAAAGGCACAATCTGTTACAGTAGTTCTTGTGATATTTTGGAGCTGGTTAGCAATCTCTTTCTTTAGGCACAATATTGTTTAGggacatttatttgaaataagtTTTTCACAAGGGCAAAGTTTTATAGTTCCATTGACATTCCCATATTGTTTTGAACAAAATTCCACAAGCCTAAAAATGTCAGTCTTGCACAAAATGCATGTTTGCTGGTTGGCTATAGGCCCATTCATCatgtttcagtttatttcatCTTTCAGATGTAATATTAGGTAGGGTTATAATCTCAGTGCTGAGATATGATTAAAAAGCACTCTGAAACAACTGATCATGGCTTTGCAACGCATCTGTTGGGTATGCAGCATTGTCTAATGCTGCGCAGTTAAACCTGAAATGATGAAATATAAGACACCATGGTATGGAGATATCCAgttattaaatgaaaagcagataCAGAATCTCTGTTAGTGTCATTTATTAACTGGATACTCTAAAACTGGATTgagctttaaaaataaggaatatGGCTTCATCTGCAGGACTGATTTTATTGTAAAAGGCTTTTGACATTATCCTAGATCTGCATCAATAGTGAATATACTTAAGGGCAAAGCCCACTTGTTCATCTAGAGGCATGTCTAATCAAACTTGGCTCGGTGCGACATGCCCCCAAACATAACATTTATGTCAAAAATTTCAGCCTTAGGATGCATTTATAAAACTGTTTGAGCAACACTCTCTGTCTCATTGCCAGAATATCCACCCTAACAAGTACATTTCAACTCTACCTGAGAGCATACATGTAGCATTAAAATGCACTGTCACGTTGCATGTGTTGAATCTGAGGTGGGATTCCTTCCGCCAATACCGGCtgctttgggcttttttttttgcggttagaactagatgatctttgaggtcccttccatcccgagccattctatgactctgcAGAGCAGATTATTAAAGTCACTATCAGAAGCCTACCTTAGGTGGCTAGGCATACTTATGTCCCTGAGATAAGGAAATGCAATTACAACAGGTATTTTTCCTCTGGTGCTGATCATTCAGAGACTTACATTTAAATGGACTGTTGCACCCAGTTCGTAATTGGACCCTGATGCAGAGTCAGAGTTCTGATTAGTTAaataacaaaatggaaaaagagatcTTTGCTTTTATTCCAGTTTGCATGCCCTTCATCTGTAACTACAATCTGGTGTCCTACAGGCATCTCTGCATCTACTATAATTACTAACGTAAGAAAAGTGAAAACCTAAAcaacaccaaacaaaaacccaccacctATTAAagggaaatttaatttaaaaataagtatgaccacagaaatgaagaaacaggTTTGCCTTCTAGCTGTAGTTCCTTGTGATTTATGAGAAGGAAATTCAACTTACCTTTCTGCTTCAAAGCGAAATGAAAGAGTGGCTTTCACAGGTCCCCTTTATATAGTGTGGTGCTTGTTAAATGACAC
Proteins encoded in this region:
- the LOC116491280 gene encoding pulmonary surfactant-associated protein A-like, with the translated sequence MMSYSFCMLTAAAALLVPCHALSCPGLPELSDIPGLGGLLRLLKPILSPKWPFGRERLPEPPLTTGLQGLPISPDTEFSDVLENFRQRLSRLEGVLTLKGKIAKAGEKIIASNGKKADFSSALESCEKTGGTLATPMNKEENRAILGIVEQYNSYAYLGIKESETSGQFEYMNGMPLNYTNWHQYEPNGKGTEKCVEMYTNGNWNDRKCNLYRLTICEF